From Brassica oleracea var. oleracea cultivar TO1000 chromosome C3, BOL, whole genome shotgun sequence, a single genomic window includes:
- the LOC106329197 gene encoding cysteine-rich and transmembrane domain-containing protein A, which produces MYNQEHPVGAPPPQGYPPKDGYPPAGYPPAGYPQPGYAQGYPAQGYPPPQYSQAPQQKQQAGMLEGCLAALCCCCLLDACF; this is translated from the exons ATGTATAATCAAGAACATCCTGTCGGTGCTCCTCCTCCCCAAG GGTATCCTCCTAAGGACGGTTATCCTCCGGCTGGCTATCCTCCCGCCGGTTATCCACAGCCAGGATATGCTCAGGGATACCCTGCTCAAGGTTATCCTCCACCGCAGTACTCTCAAGCTCCCCAGCAAAAGCAACAAGCTGGTATGCTCGAAGGATG TCTGGCTGCGCTCTGCTGTTGCTGTCTCCTGGATGCTTGTTTCTGA
- the LOC106331541 gene encoding uncharacterized protein LOC106331541, translated as MGGYRLLRSSGVVIGIILLHLFAFSSLVSSDELLFVVGETRAVQVNPSLEVKGSPGLKPERTSLCQRIHINGLRRFKHMDKYAHSLKLILNASTAGKASNFDVCFHRNLSRAIGMCPPSRWEKVSKGSWVQTMSPFDHKVIDVRSISSAKVTLELSAVEEFSMYRIVFLILGAVLLASASVLSQSLAFYYSSAMAVGIMLVVLLVLFQGMKLLPTGRSSFALFIYSTLLGLGGFLLRYIPGLFQSLLTEMGIDEDMYTPVAIFAGVFLSLAGAFFGFWTVRKLVLTEDGSIDMSTSLFVSWSIRIIAAVLILQSSVDPLLAGGALISVILISASLKKISRLKFILRLYEIPLNLLIGIWEAIRYAEVPTIPGYLHDFVQKSHDASEFHNRVTFASPSGGISGMRQSPPSESDTFPSSFHKTPERSKLSKEEWKKLTEESTTKAVRELVSSPGFSSWAAANADRINVTPRKESGSTNRPRKWLRWS; from the exons ATGGGTGGTTATCGTCTTCTCCGAAGCTCCGGCGTCGTCATCGGAATCATCTTGCTACATCTCTTTGCTTTCTCCTCTCTTGTCTCATCTGATGAACTTCTGTTCG TTGTGGGAGAGACTAGGGCGGTTCAAGTGAATCCTAGTTTAGAGGTGAAGGGCTCTCCTGGATTGAAGCCAGAGAGAACCTCTCTATGTCAGAGGATACATATCAATGGACTTCGAAGGTTTAAACACATGGACAAGTACGCACATTCGTTGAAGTTGATACTTAACGCATCAACCGCTGGGAAAGCAAGTAACTTTGATGTTTGCTTCCACAG GAATTTGTCGCGTGCAATTGGGATGTGCCCTCCAAGTCGGTGGGAGAAAGTCTCTAAGGGTTCATGGGTTCAGACGATGTCGCCCTTTGACCACAAAGTCATTGACGTAAGATCTATTAGCTCAGCAAAGGTCACTTTGGAACTGTCTGCTGTAGAAG AGTTTTCCATGTATCGCATAGTGTTCTTGATACTTGGTGCGGTTTTGTTGGCTTCGGCTTCGGTGCTGAGCCAATCGTTAGCGTTTTACTACAGCAGTGCCATGGCTGTTGGTATTATGCTTGTTGTGCTGCTTGTTCTCTTTCAG GGAATGAAGCTATTACCAACTGGTCGGAGCTCGTTTGCATTGTTCATATACTCAACCCTG CTTGGTTTAGGTGGTTTCCTTCTACGCTACATTCCTGGTTTATTTCAAAGCCTGCTAACTGAGATGGGAATCGATGAAGATATGTACACCCCT GTAGCCATATTTGCCGGGGTGTTTCTATCTTTAGCTGGAGCTTTTTTTGGATTTTGGACTGTGAGGAAACTGGTTCTAACCGAAGATGGCTCCATTGACATGAGCACATCACTCTTTGTTTCTTGGTCTATCCGGATCATTGCTGCTGTTTTGATTCTTCAG AGCTCTGTTGATCCTTTGCTTGCTGGAGGAGCGCTGATATCTGTAATTCTGATATCAGCGAGTTTAAAGAAGATCAGCAGATTGAAGTTCATACTACGCTTATATGA GATTCCATTGAATTTACTGATAGGAATCTGGGAGGCAATTCGTTATGCTGAAGTACCAACCATCCCTGGATATCTCCATGACTTCGTGCAAAAGAGTCATGATGCTTCTGAATTTCACAACCGTGTTACTTTTGCTTCTCCATCAGGAG GCATCAGTGGGATGCGACAATCTCCACCGTCTGAATCAGATACTTTCCCTTCCTCTTTCCATAAAACTCCTGAAAGGAGCAAACTATCAAAAGAAGAGTGGAAGAAGCTCACAGAGGAAAGCACGACAAAGGCGGTTAGAGAATTGGTTTCTTCACCTGGTTTTAGCAGTTGGGCAGCAGCAAATGCGGATAGGATCAATGTGACTCCAAGAAAAGAGTCCGGTAGCACAAACCGGCCACGGAAATGGCTGCGTTGGTCCTGA
- the LOC106333075 gene encoding uncharacterized protein LOC106333075 produces MGNCQAAEAATVLIHHPAENKVERIYWSVTASDVMKSNPGHYVAVVVTSPTLRNEKGSPLKQLKLLRPDDTLLIGHVYRLVSFEEVLKEFATKKCVKLGKLLKEGGGLELKKKTKKHRKKTDQDHNGRVNPNSVLDPKEDVSNDDTVAGDDSGNGFMRRSYGGGRCGGGWRPALHSIPELGSS; encoded by the exons ATGGGAAACTGTCAAGCGGCTGAGGCAGCGACGGTTTTGATCCATCACCCGGCGGAGAACAAGGTGGAGAGGATTTACTGGTCGGTGACAGCAAGCGACGTCATGAAATCAAACCCTGGTCATTACGTTGCGGTGGTGGTAACGTCACCGACATTGAGGAACGAGAAAGGGTCCCCACTGAAGCAGCTCAAGCTCCTTCGTCCTGACGACACTTTACTCATCGGACATGTCTACCGTCTCGTCAGCTTCGAAG AGGTTTTGAAGGAGTTTGCGACGAAGAAGTGTGTAAAGCTTGGCAAGCTATTGAAAGAAGGAGGAGGACTTGAGCTAAAGAAGAAGACGAAGAAACACAGAAAGAAGACAGATCAGGATCATAATGGTCGGGTCAACCCAAATTCGGTTTTGGATCCGAAAGAAGATGTATCTAATGATGATACG GTCGCCGGAGATGACAGTGGAAATGGGTTTATGAGACGGAGCTACGGCGGAGGAAGATGTGGCGGTGGGTGGAGACCAGCTTTACACAGCATTCCGGAACTTGGATCCTCGTGA
- the LOC106336195 gene encoding ruvB-like 2, which produces MAELKLSESRDLTRVERIGAHSHIRGLGLDSSLEPRAVSEGMVGQVKARKAAGVILQMIKEGKIAGRAILIAGQPGTGKTAIAMGMAKSLGLETPFAMIAGSEIFSLEMSKTEALTQSFRKAIGVRIKEETEVIEGEVVEVQIDRPASSGVASKSGKLTMKTTDMETVYDMGAKLIESLNKEKVQSGDVIALDKATGKISKLGRSFSRSRDYDAMGAQTKFVQCPEGELQKRKEVVHCVTLHEIDVINSRTQGFLALFTGDTGEIRSEVREQIDTKVAEWREEGKAEIVPGVLFIDEVHMLDIECFSFLNRALENEMSPILVVATNRGVTTIRGTNQKSPHGIPIDLLDRLLIISTQPYTDEDIRKILEIRCQEEDVEMNEEAKQLLTLIGRDTSLRYAIHLITAAALSCQKRKGKVVEIEDVNRVYRLFLDARRSMQYLVEYQSQYMFSEPIEADGEEEQDAMQS; this is translated from the exons ATGGCGGAACTAAAGCTATCTGAGAGCCGCGACCTAACAAGAGTGGAGCGAATCGGCGCGCACTCGCACATCCGAGGCCTGGGACTCGACTCATCCCTCGAGCCACGAGCCGTCTCCGAAGGAATGGTAGGCCAAGTGAAGGCCCGCAAAGCCGCCGGCGTAATCCTCCAGATGATCAAAGAAGGCAAAATCGCCGGCCGGGCCATCCTAATCGCGGGGCAGCCCGGAACTGGCAAAACCGCGATCGCGATGGGAATGGCGAAATCCCTCGGACTGGAGACGCCCTTCGCGATGATCGCGGGGAGCGAGATATTCTCCCTGGAGATGTCGAAGACCGAGGCTTTGACTCAGTCTTTCCGCAAAGCGATCGGTGTGAGGATCAAGGAGGAGACCGAGGTTATCGAAGGAGAGGTCGTTGAGGTTCAGATCGATAGGCCTGCTTCTTCGGGTGTTGCGTCCAAGTCCGGGAAGCTGACTATGAAGACGACGGATATGGAGACTGTGTACGATATGGGGGCGAAGCTGATTGAGTCTTTGAATAAGGAGAAAGTGCAGAGCGGTGATGTGATTGCGCTTGATAAGGCGACTGGGAAGATTAGTAAGCTTGGGAGGTCGTTTTCGAGGTCTAGGGACTATGATGCTATGGGTGCTCAGACTAAGTTTGTGCAGTGCCCTGAAGGGGAGCTGCAGAAGAGGAAAGAGGTTGTGCATTGTGTCACTCTTCATGAGATTGATGTTATCAACAGCAG GACGCAAGGGTTTCTAGCCCTATTCACGGGTGATACAGGAGAAATCCGATCAGAAGTTCGTGAACAGATCGACACGAAAGTAGCGGAGTGGAGAGAAGAAGGCAAAGCTGAGATAGTCCCCGGTGTTCTCTTCATCGACGAAGTCCACATGCTCGACATTGAATGCTTCTCATTCCTCAACCGAGCCCTCGAGAACGAAATGTCACCGATCCTCGTCGTGGCGACGAACCGAGGAGTCACGACAATCCGCGGAACTAACCAGAAATCACCTCACGGGATCCCGATCGATCTCCTCGACCGTCTCCTCATCATCTCGACTCAGCCTTACACGGACGAAGACATAAGGAAAATCTTGGAGATACGTTGCCAAGAAGAAGACGTTGAGATGAACGAGGAGGCGAAGCAGCTATTGACTTTGATCGGGCGCGATACTTCTCTGAGGTATGCGATTCATCTGATAACAGCTGCTGCGTTGTCTTGCCAGAAGCGGAAAGGGAAAGTTGTGGAGATTGAGGATGTCAACAGAGTTTATCGATTGTTCTTGGATGCGAGGAGGTCGATGCAGTACCTTGTTGAGTATCAGAGTCAGTATATGTTCAGCGAACCTATCGAAGCTGATGGAGAAGAGGAACAAGACGCTATGCAGAGCTGA
- the LOC106332736 gene encoding uncharacterized protein LOC106332736: MRGREEKRRKLHEALLQTLYPPSSPSSSPSPVLGFDDEPFDVTLINPEDYLNIDSSNHGDDHENGDEPETKPSRAQRKRIRKKMLKEEAARRRKVIGPLLPTEMIETREDSSGGEEASCIQPARLNASEKEEKVSFEGNDKTKKVKQRREAKKLAKESSNPTHIQDPTSETS; encoded by the exons ATGCGAGGGCGAGAGGAAAAGCGAAGAAAGTTACACGAAGCTCTTCTTCAAACACTCTATCCTCCTTCATCGCCTTCCTCTTCTCCGTCTCCG GTTTTAGGGTTTGATGACGAACCGTTCGATGTAACACTCATAAACCCAG AGGATTACTTGAACATTGATTCATCAAATCACGGCGACGACCATGAAAACGGAGACGAGCCAGAGACTAAACCGAGTCGAGCGCAGAGGAAGAGGATCAGAAAGAAGATGCTCAAAGAGGAAGCTGCTCGACGGAGGAAAGTTATCGGACCTCTGCTTCCGACAGAAATGATTGAGACCCGCGAAGACAGCAGCGGTGGAGAAGAGGCGAGTTGCATACAACCCGCTCGACTAAATGCCTCAGAGAAAGAAG AGAAAGTGAGCTTTGAGGGCAATGATAAGACGAAAAAAGTCAAGCAGAGGAGAGAGGCAAAGAAACTTGCCAAAGAGAGTTCTAACCCAACTCATATCCAGGATCCAACCTCTGAAACTTCTTGA
- the LOC106333311 gene encoding uncharacterized protein LOC106333311, with protein sequence MKAKEMKKERALSRLVKSPVRFLIMARDAYIRSMTSCSVGFITGGGSGGFGLSAGNFQICEAPSTTLPRSFILNTSTTTGTRERCRFVTRGGGVGENRAAMRRPLDLRRNYSCMVMGRIDEEKACDEFEEEGLLSVSDRFKKRKLCGVFTICQR encoded by the coding sequence ATGAAAGCTAAAGAGATGAAGAAAGAGAGAGCCTTATCAAGACTAGTGAAATCCCCGGTACGTTTCTTGATCATGGCACGTGACGCCTACATACGTAGCATGACATCATGCTCCGTCGGTTTCATCACCGGTGGTGGTTCTGGTGGATTCGGTTTATCGGCCGGTAACTTTCAAATCTGCGAAGCACCAAGCACCACTCTCCCTCGTAGCTTCATACTTAATACGTCAACGACGACGGGGACACGTGAACGCTGCCGGTTTGTCACACGTGGCGGTGGTGTCGGAGAAAATAGGGCTGCGATGAGACGACCGTTGGATCTCAGGAGAAACTATAGCTGTATGGTGATGGGAAGGATCGATGAAGAGAAGGCTTGTGATGAGTTTGAAGAAGAGGGTTTGCTGTCTGTTTCTGATCGATTTAAAAAAAGAAAGTTGTGTGGTGTTTTTACTATTTGTCAACGATAA